A window from Plectropomus leopardus isolate mb chromosome 3, YSFRI_Pleo_2.0, whole genome shotgun sequence encodes these proteins:
- the LOC121962409 gene encoding elongation of very long chain fatty acids protein 4-like: MASAWESVLSVHQGIVDNGDKRTDPWLLVYSPVPVALIFLVYLCVVWAGPRLMKHREPVDLKVVLIVYNFAMVGLSAYMFYEFLVTSWLSSYSLLCQPVDYSTSPLALRMARVCWWFFFSKVIELSDTIFFILRKKNNQLTFLHVYHHGTMIFNWWAGVKYVAGGQSFFIGLVNTFVHIVMYSYYGLAAIGPHMQKYLWWKRYLTSLQLVQFFLFLLHTGYNLFTECDFPDSMNIVVFGYCVTLIILFSNFYIKSYLSKKKQK; encoded by the exons ATGGCTTCTGCATGGGAAAGTGTCCTGTCTGTGCACCAGGGGATAGTGGACAATGGAG ACAAGAGGACTGACCCGTGGCTGCTGGTCTACTCCCCCGTCCCGGTGGCGCTCATCTTCCTGGTGTACCTCTGTGTGGTCTGGGCCGGCCCTCGTCTGATGAAACACAGAGAACCTGTTGACCTCAAAGTTGTTCTCATTGTTTACAACTTTGCCATGGTCGGCCTGTCTGCCTACATGTTCTACGAG TTCCTGGTCACATCCTGGCTCTCGAGCTACAGCCTCCTCTGTCAGCCCGTAGACTACAGCACCAGCCCGCTGGCACTCAGG ATGGCCAGAGTCTGCTGGTGGTTCTTCTTCTCCAAGGTCATAGAGCTCAGTGACACG ATCTTCTTCATCCTGAGGAAGAAGAACAACCAGCTGACGTTCCTTCATGTTTACCACCACGGCACCATGATCTTCAACTGGTGGGCGGGAGTCAAGTATGTGGCAGGCGGACAGT CGTTCTTCATCGGCCTGGTCAACACCTTTGTTCACATAGTGATGTATTCGTACTACGGCCTGGCTGCGATCGGCCCGCACATGCAGAAGTACCTGTGGTGGAAGAGATACCTCACCTCTCTGCAGCTG gtgcagttttttcttttcctcctgcACACGGGCTACAATCTGTTCACAGAGTGCGACTTCCCCGACTCCATGAACATAGTGGTGTTTGGTTACTGCGTCACCCTCATCATCCTCTTTAGTAACTTCTATATAAAAAGCTACCTCAGCAAGAAGAAGCAGAAATAA